The following proteins are encoded in a genomic region of Cryptomeria japonica chromosome 11, Sugi_1.0, whole genome shotgun sequence:
- the LOC131041405 gene encoding pentatricopeptide repeat-containing protein At3g24000, mitochondrial produces MTGYQHLHYLYGIKKTKINYIFKTTYNKIDCTAFATAALRIALKSKTLEIPTEEFQGSHESSSIHVPLEEVQKKGDEDIFLKNSYSHGHLLQDCIYGKNLAKGKRTHANMIKTCFEADHFLSTRLVIFYAKCGSLEDARQVFDNLSKPSLMSWNTLLTEYSRQGCEEETLRLFRLLGGVDGWADDFSFVSVLKACSGLREIRFGKQVHGHIVRSGLVSNSILMTTLGDFYAKCSCLDDACQVFDEISVRDVVSWTAIISGYMWQGNCEKALACFSEMLQAGIKPNTPAFRSVFKACAGLKALEQGKQIHAQMVINGLNLHVTLGNGLADMYAKCGCLENALLVYEKMPERDVVSFNTMISAYTLQGHGEEAIKLFSQMQQTGIRTDEFTLAGALGACANLASMQQGKQVHACIVKKGFESDVVLKCTLVDTYAKCGSIDEARQVFDLVRQKDVVLWTVIVTAYAKHGFGEEVIGLFEEMKRLGMKPDHVTFLAVMTACSHAGLVDEGWHYFHSMTQDHCIVPRAGHYSCMVDLLCRSGCLNEAHDFIQKMPIKPTVTVWGALLRACQDHGNTELGKLAAEHLFELDPQNIGCYVVLSNIYANVGKWGDIVNMRRTMKDIGTKKEPGCSWIEVKNSVHVFSAGGSSHSQIEEIYAMLQKLAGQMKEAGYVPNTKMKLSDVEEQ; encoded by the coding sequence ATGACAGGATATCAGCATCTGCATTATTTATATGgcatcaaaaaaacaaaaattaattacATTTTCAAGACAACCTATAATAAAATTGATTGCACTGCGTTTGCCACCGCTGCACTTCGCATTGCTTTAAAATCCAAAACTTTAGAAATTCCCACTGAAGAATTTCAGGGAAGCCACGAATCTTCTAGTATACATGTTCCACTTGAAGAGGTGCAAAAGAAGGGAGATGAGGATATTTTTCTTAAAAATTCATACTCTCATGGTCATCTCTTACAAGATTGCATCTATGGTAAAAACCTTGCAAAAGGAAAGAGAACGCATGCGAACATGATTAAAACTTGTTTCGAAGCGGACCATTTTCTGAGCACGAGGCTAGTCATTTTTTATGCTAAGTGTGGTAGTTTAGAAGATGcacgccaagtgtttgacaatttGTCAAAACCAAGTTTAATGTCGTGGAACACATTGCTTACAGAATACTCTCGGCAGGGCTGTGAGGAGGAAACATTAAGACTTTTTAGACTACTGGGAGGAGTGGATGGGTGGGCAGATGACTTTTCTTTTGTTAGTGTTTTGAAGGCTTGTTCTGGTTTGAGGGAGATTCgatttgggaagcaagttcatggTCACATTGTGAGAAGTGGGCTTGTGTCAAACTCTATTCTGATGACAACCCTTGGTGACTTTTATGCCAAATGCTCGTGTTTGGAtgatgcatgccaagtgtttgatgaaattTCTGTCAGAGATGTAGTTTCATGGACTGCTATAATTTCAGGATATATGTGGCAAGGTAATTGTGAAAAAGCATTGGCTTGTTTTAGCGAAATGCTGCAGGCTGGCATAAAACCAAATACACCCGCCTTTCGCAGTGTATTTAAGGCATGTGCTGGTTTGAAAGCCCTGGAGCAGGGCAAGCAGATTCATGCCCAGATGGTGATAAATGGATTAAATTTGCATGTGACCTTGGGAAATGGCCTTGCTGACATGTATGCGAAATGTGGATGTTTAGAAAATGCACTCCTTGTGTATGAGAAGATGCCTGAAAGGGATGTGGTCTCATTTAATACAATGATTTCAGCGTATACTCTACAAGGGCATGGTGAGGAAGCAATTAAGTTATTTTCTCAAATGCAACAGACAGGAATCAGGACAGATGAGTTCACACTTGCCGGTGCTCTTGGTGCATGTGCTAATCTGGCATCCATGCAACAAGGAAAGCAGGTCCATGCCTGCATAGTTAAAAAAGGATTTGAGTCGGATGTTGTATTAAAGTGCACCCTTGTTGATACATATGCAAAATGCGGTAGCATAGACGAAGCCCGACAGGTATTTGATTTAGTTCGCCAAAAAGATGTTGTATTATGGACTGTAATTGTCACTGCATATGCGAAACATGGGTTTGGAGAAGAAGttattggactctttgaagaaatGAAGCGATTAGGGATGAAACCTGATCATGTCACCTTCTTGGCTGTTATGACTGCTTGCAGCCATGCAGGCTTAGTCGATGAAGGTTGGCACTATTTTCATTCTATGACTCAAGACCATTGTATTGTGCCAAGGGCAGGTCATTATTCCTGTATGGTTGACCTCCTTTGCCGCAGTGGGTGTTTGAATGAGGCACATGATTTCATCCAAAAGATGCCAATTAAACCTACTGTTACTGTTTGGGGAGCTTTACTGCGAGCCTGCCAAGACCATGGCAATACGGAACTAGGAAAACTTGCAGCAGAACACCTGTTTGAGTTGGATCCACAAAATATTGGGTGTTATGTGGTATTGTCAAATATTTATGCCAATGTTGGCAAGTGGGGGGATATAGTTAATATGAGGAGAACAATGAAAGATATAGGTACAAAAAAGGAACCTGGATGCAGCTGGATTGAGGTCAAGAATAGTGTGCATGTATTTTCTGCAGGAGGTAGTTCACATTCACAAATAGAGGAGATCTATGCCATGTTGCAGAAGTTAGCCGGGCAAATGAAAGAAGCTGGCTATGTTCCAAACACAAAGATGAAACTGAGTGACGTGGAGGAACAATAG